One window from the genome of Dyadobacter sp. CECT 9275 encodes:
- a CDS encoding TonB-dependent receptor, with translation MQKSVSIKWFLIKAMRISIMQLMLSAICCGITFARHANGQELLNKEVSLQTEWTEVKSILSQIEKQANVRFVYSTNSIQARKKVSFSANNSKLSVVLDRLLNPLDISYEIEGTRILLQRKTRVISDNTLAAPTFDRTVSGRVTDEKGEALPGVSIILKGTQQGTSSDAEGRYQLNIPDGSSVLIFSFVGYVPVEKTISNESILDVSLVTDTKSLQEIVVVGYGTQKRANVTAAITSVPMSEIKDMPVSNVATALQGKIPGVVIQQNNGTPGSTPAIKVRGFGSISAGNSPLIVVDGNIVGAGIFSNLNTNDIESMDVLKDASSTAIYGSKGSNGVILITTKRGKSGKPSVNLDVFTGFQEVTKKIDLLNSQQFAEFGKDASNNAYLDNIKGANITDPNSVRPTDYLRYRYPRGEAFSWLDFDDPSKVAALPYTDYQDLIFKKAKINNYQLSASGGTDKARYSVSGGYLQQDGIIRRSALQRYTLRANVEINVLPKLKIGFNLNPSYKIQQEVNDKGHWADNAVINSALSVMPMVPIYAADGSYTSQAAIAAPYNYPGITNPVANITEYNSQYLSTNMLGNTYAELGFLKNFTYRISGNFNFTGNRRNAYRTSKMPLNQILPPSVSTGTAYSDQGLSWLFNQTVNFSKTLNNDHNIDILIGMESTKYQFQTSQGTGSSYPNDVVETLNGSASGTTTTASSTKIENASASYFARANYNYKGKYLLNVSVRRDGSSIFGPDNRWGTFPAASLGWRINEEAFLKNVKALSEAKVRVSYGFSGNNAFDNLNYYPYAATLRADNYSFNNALVNGLVPASLANSKLGWERSQQLDAGIDLGLFNNRILLIVDYYQRTTKDLLLSVNVPTVTGFNSAIKNIGKMENKGWEFGLNTRNLTKALIWNTSFNLSFNRNKVIALGPTGDPIRSASGVGESNITQIGSPIGSFYGYKQVGVFKDQADLDSHPHDPTTKPGDVKYEDINNDKVINANDRTIIGNNQPDFIYGLTNTFSYKGFDLNIAIQGTQGGEILNLSRRFFENLEGNANQLTTVLNRWRSPSDPGDGVTPRANARTTGNNNAISTRWVEDGSYLRVQNVSLGYQLPASLISKAKLQQVRIYASAQNLFTFTKYLNFNPEVSNYEGPLAGGVDYGVFPLAKTYTLGINIGL, from the coding sequence ATGCAAAAAAGTGTATCCATCAAATGGTTTCTGATTAAAGCTATGCGAATAAGTATTATGCAGTTAATGCTCTCGGCAATATGCTGCGGCATTACGTTTGCCCGTCACGCCAACGGGCAGGAACTGCTCAATAAAGAAGTCTCCCTCCAAACCGAATGGACGGAGGTAAAAAGCATATTATCTCAAATCGAGAAACAGGCAAATGTTCGCTTTGTATACAGCACAAACAGTATCCAGGCACGCAAAAAGGTCTCCTTTTCGGCAAACAACAGTAAGCTTTCGGTAGTACTGGACCGGCTGCTCAATCCGCTGGATATCTCTTACGAAATAGAAGGGACAAGGATATTGCTTCAGCGCAAGACAAGGGTAATTTCCGATAACACATTGGCCGCTCCGACCTTCGACAGGACCGTCTCGGGTAGGGTAACCGACGAAAAGGGTGAAGCCCTGCCTGGCGTCAGTATCATATTAAAGGGCACTCAGCAGGGTACTTCCAGCGATGCGGAAGGCCGATACCAGCTTAACATTCCAGATGGCTCTTCTGTCCTGATCTTTAGTTTTGTGGGATATGTCCCGGTAGAAAAAACAATTTCCAACGAATCCATCCTGGACGTTTCTCTGGTGACAGACACTAAGTCGCTGCAGGAAATTGTTGTGGTTGGATATGGTACGCAAAAACGTGCAAACGTTACTGCGGCGATCACCTCGGTCCCAATGAGCGAGATCAAGGATATGCCGGTATCCAATGTTGCCACGGCACTACAGGGAAAAATTCCCGGTGTGGTTATCCAGCAGAACAACGGGACCCCCGGCAGTACCCCTGCCATTAAGGTACGTGGTTTTGGTTCCATCAGCGCAGGAAATTCTCCACTGATTGTGGTGGACGGGAATATCGTCGGTGCCGGTATCTTTAGTAATCTTAATACCAACGATATAGAGAGTATGGATGTGCTGAAAGACGCGTCCTCCACTGCTATTTATGGGTCGAAAGGCTCAAACGGTGTCATTCTGATTACCACCAAACGCGGTAAAAGTGGCAAACCCAGCGTAAATCTGGATGTTTTTACCGGCTTTCAGGAGGTAACAAAAAAAATAGACTTGCTTAATTCTCAGCAATTTGCTGAATTTGGCAAAGATGCTTCCAATAATGCCTACCTGGACAATATTAAAGGAGCTAACATCACGGATCCCAACAGCGTGCGCCCAACCGACTATCTGAGGTACCGGTACCCACGAGGGGAAGCATTCAGCTGGCTCGATTTTGACGATCCGTCCAAGGTAGCAGCTCTCCCATACACCGACTATCAGGACCTGATTTTTAAAAAAGCTAAGATCAATAACTACCAGCTTTCCGCATCAGGAGGCACGGATAAAGCCCGCTACAGTGTGAGCGGAGGTTATCTGCAGCAGGATGGAATTATCCGCAGGTCGGCCCTGCAACGGTATACCCTCCGCGCCAATGTGGAAATTAACGTGCTGCCAAAACTGAAAATCGGATTTAACCTTAACCCATCGTATAAAATACAGCAGGAAGTGAATGACAAAGGCCATTGGGCCGATAATGCCGTGATCAACTCGGCTTTGTCAGTCATGCCCATGGTACCGATATACGCGGCCGACGGCTCCTATACTTCGCAAGCCGCCATTGCCGCCCCATACAACTACCCGGGAATCACCAATCCGGTTGCCAACATTACAGAATACAACAGCCAGTATCTGTCGACTAACATGCTCGGTAATACCTATGCAGAACTTGGATTCCTGAAAAACTTTACTTACCGTATTTCCGGAAATTTCAATTTCACCGGCAACCGCCGCAATGCTTACCGGACCTCAAAAATGCCGCTGAACCAGATATTGCCGCCGTCAGTATCAACAGGAACAGCTTACTCGGACCAAGGACTAAGCTGGCTTTTTAACCAGACTGTTAATTTCAGCAAGACCCTGAACAACGATCATAACATTGACATCCTGATTGGTATGGAATCCACAAAATACCAGTTTCAGACCAGCCAGGGAACAGGCAGTTCCTATCCTAACGACGTAGTGGAGACCTTGAACGGCAGTGCCAGTGGTACTACAACTACCGCTTCTTCCACTAAAATTGAAAATGCCTCCGCTTCTTATTTCGCCAGGGCCAATTACAACTATAAAGGAAAATATCTGCTGAATGTATCGGTGCGCCGCGACGGCTCCTCCATTTTTGGACCAGACAACCGCTGGGGTACCTTTCCGGCTGCCTCTTTGGGCTGGAGAATCAATGAAGAGGCCTTCCTTAAAAACGTAAAGGCCCTCTCAGAAGCCAAGGTACGTGTGAGTTATGGTTTCTCGGGGAACAATGCATTTGACAATCTGAACTACTATCCTTACGCTGCCACGCTCAGAGCAGACAATTACAGCTTTAACAACGCCCTGGTAAACGGTCTCGTGCCCGCTTCACTCGCCAATTCAAAACTGGGCTGGGAACGCAGCCAGCAATTAGATGCCGGTATTGATCTGGGCCTTTTCAATAACCGTATCCTGCTTATTGTGGACTATTACCAACGCACGACAAAAGACCTGCTGCTATCTGTGAATGTTCCTACTGTAACCGGCTTTAACTCTGCGATTAAGAATATAGGAAAAATGGAAAACAAAGGCTGGGAGTTTGGACTCAATACCCGAAACCTCACCAAAGCCCTGATCTGGAATACAAGTTTCAATCTGTCGTTCAACAGAAATAAAGTGATTGCCCTGGGGCCAACAGGTGACCCGATCCGAAGCGCAAGTGGTGTGGGAGAGTCCAATATTACACAAATAGGTTCTCCGATTGGTAGTTTTTACGGATACAAACAAGTGGGCGTTTTTAAAGATCAGGCCGATCTGGACAGTCACCCACATGATCCTACGACTAAGCCCGGTGACGTAAAGTACGAAGATATCAATAATGACAAGGTGATTAATGCCAATGACCGTACCATTATCGGAAACAACCAGCCCGACTTCATTTACGGACTTACCAATACTTTCAGTTACAAAGGTTTTGACCTGAACATAGCGATACAGGGCACACAGGGCGGGGAAATCCTGAACCTGAGCCGCCGGTTTTTTGAAAACCTGGAAGGAAATGCCAACCAGCTGACTACGGTTTTAAACCGCTGGCGCTCACCAAGCGATCCGGGTGATGGCGTTACACCCCGTGCCAATGCGCGTACCACAGGAAACAATAACGCCATTTCTACCCGCTGGGTGGAAGACGGTTCCTATCTGCGGGTCCAAAACGTAAGCCTGGGTTACCAGCTACCGGCCTCACTGATCAGCAAAGCCAAATTGCAGCAGGTAAGGATTTATGCTTCGGCACAGAATCTTTTCACTTTCACCAAGTACCTGAACTTCAACCCAGAGGTAAGTAATTACGAAGGCCCGCTCGCCGGAGGGGTTGATTATGGTGTTTTTCCGTTGGCCAAAACCTACACGCTTGGTATCAACATCGGACTGTAA
- a CDS encoding RNA polymerase sigma factor, with the protein MHNLLTDENLVDMLHQGDAKAFGEIYNRYWYKLFGVAYHQTGTKEEAEELVHDAFESLWNKREYSNIRHLSSYLVVSVKNLAINYIKSQITQRKYQEYLIFHEIQQSNSTDEIIRFDDLATAVEEAMKKLPEKTSEVFKMSRFENQSVKDIARQLNLSEKGVEYHITQSLKVLKEHLKVYHTDN; encoded by the coding sequence ATGCATAATTTATTAACCGACGAGAATCTTGTGGATATGCTTCATCAGGGCGATGCAAAAGCCTTTGGAGAAATTTACAATCGTTACTGGTATAAATTATTCGGCGTGGCCTACCATCAGACGGGTACCAAAGAAGAGGCGGAAGAGCTCGTGCACGACGCTTTCGAAAGCCTTTGGAACAAACGGGAATACAGCAATATCCGTCATCTGAGTTCATATCTGGTTGTATCGGTCAAAAACCTGGCTATCAATTATATAAAATCGCAGATCACGCAGCGCAAGTATCAGGAGTATCTCATTTTTCACGAAATACAACAATCCAATTCTACCGATGAAATTATCCGCTTCGACGATCTGGCCACGGCGGTGGAAGAGGCCATGAAAAAACTACCCGAAAAAACGAGCGAGGTTTTCAAAATGAGCAGGTTCGAAAACCAGTCGGTAAAGGATATTGCCCGCCAGCTTAATCTCTCTGAGAAGGGAGTTGAGTATCACATTACCCAATCCCTGAAAGTTCTTAAGGAACATCTGAAGGTTTATCACACTGATAATTAA
- a CDS encoding FecR family protein, which translates to MNQYDFDLLLQKYLAGTCTPEEEKQILDWSENMLLSSQVSISASEKELIRKRLWKRLSKIGRPVSQLNTFWTRLAIAASVLLLFACGSVFLWPSIFPLNKTNQVATVFNGPQTIQPKGNIEVKNTSDTPNKIVLEDGTVVLLKPQSSLSHPKHFGDQSRVVYLSGEAFFNVTKNPSKPFFVYTGELVTRVLGTSFNVKSFNSAQSIEVSVVAGRVSVYENSKKTPQTRNGIILNPNQKIRFDRDVKIMVPELVEEPVLVNPPEKKSLFIFEETPLPQVISMLQEVYGIEIVLETPALETCFFTGDINDLPLYSQLKLICKSINASYELRGTTLFMSGEGCRN; encoded by the coding sequence ATGAACCAGTACGACTTCGACCTGCTGTTACAAAAATACCTGGCCGGCACTTGTACGCCGGAGGAGGAAAAGCAGATTCTGGATTGGTCCGAAAACATGCTTTTATCAAGCCAGGTATCCATCAGTGCCTCAGAAAAGGAGCTGATCCGAAAAAGGCTCTGGAAACGCCTTTCCAAAATTGGCAGGCCTGTTTCCCAACTGAATACTTTCTGGACACGGTTAGCGATAGCCGCGTCCGTTCTGCTCCTGTTCGCCTGTGGTTCGGTATTCTTATGGCCATCCATTTTTCCGTTAAACAAAACAAACCAGGTTGCAACCGTTTTTAATGGCCCGCAAACCATCCAGCCAAAAGGAAATATCGAAGTAAAAAACACTTCGGACACTCCCAATAAAATTGTACTTGAAGACGGAACGGTAGTTCTTCTGAAACCGCAAAGCAGCCTGAGCCATCCCAAGCACTTCGGTGATCAGTCCCGGGTCGTATACCTTAGCGGAGAAGCCTTTTTTAATGTGACGAAGAACCCGTCCAAACCATTTTTTGTGTACACCGGCGAGCTCGTTACCCGGGTTTTAGGCACCAGTTTTAATGTAAAGTCCTTTAACTCTGCCCAATCCATTGAAGTTTCGGTGGTTGCCGGCCGGGTATCTGTTTATGAAAATTCCAAAAAAACGCCGCAAACACGGAATGGTATCATTTTAAATCCCAATCAGAAAATCAGATTTGACCGTGACGTAAAGATCATGGTTCCTGAACTCGTTGAAGAACCGGTCTTAGTTAACCCCCCGGAAAAAAAATCTCTTTTCATTTTTGAGGAAACACCGCTGCCTCAGGTAATCAGCATGCTGCAGGAGGTTTACGGAATAGAAATAGTACTGGAAACACCGGCGTTGGAAACCTGTTTTTTTACCGGTGACATAAATGATCTGCCACTATACTCACAGCTTAAACTGATTTGTAAGTCAATCAACGCGAGTTACGAATTACGCGGTACTACCCTGTTTATGAGCGGCGAAGGCTGTCGTAACTGA